A single window of Nicotiana sylvestris chromosome 5, ASM39365v2, whole genome shotgun sequence DNA harbors:
- the LOC104246147 gene encoding E3 ubiquitin-protein ligase SDIR1 — protein sequence MSFVFRGTRADIEPGFPGLIPERRAVRVHAARPVNTNSLAFLVTVLLLFMILNSHQMSPNFLLWLVLGVFFMATTLRMYATCQQLQAQAQAHAVAASGLLGPTELRLHMPPSIALATRGRLRGLRLQLALLDREFDDLDYETLRALDTDDVPTTPSMTEEEINALPVHKYKVSGPQSAGSSTHPASSSGSTEKKQEPANAVGGTKNPDDELTCSVCLEQVDTGELVRSLPCLHQFHANCIDPWLRQRGTCPVCKFRAGWDENGQGEVDAYDMV from the exons ATGAGTTTTGTTTTCCGAGGCACTAGAGCAGATATAGAACCTGGTTTTCCAGGATTGATCCCCGAGCGCCGTGCAGTG CGAGTCCATGCAGCCCGGCCGGTTAATACTAACTCACTAGCTTTTCTTGTCACGG TGCTCTTGCTGTTCATGATTCTAAACTCTCATCAAATGTCACCCAATTTTCTG CTGTGGTTGGTGCTCGGTGTCTTCTTTATGGCAACGACCCTTAGGATGTATGCAACCTGTCAGCAGCTTCAAGCCCAGGCACAAGCTCATGCTGTTGCTGCCAGTGGCCTTCTTGGTCCTACGGAGTTGCGGCTACATATGCCCCCATCTATAGCACTTGCAACCAGAGGACGGTTGCGAGGGCTCAGACTACAGCTTGCACTTCTTGACAGGGAGTTTGATGACTTAG ATTATGAAACATTGAGGGCACTGGATACTGATGATGTTCCTACAACACCATCAATGACCGAGGAAGAGATAAATGCTCTTCCTGTTCACAAGTACAAGGTTTCTGGACCCCAAAG TGCTGGTTCATCAACACACCCGGCATCTTCTTCAGGGTCCACTGAG AAGAAGCAAGAACCTGCAAATGCTGTAGGAGGTACAAAGAACCCCGATGACGAACTAACTTGCAGTGTCTGCTTGGAACAAGTCGATACTGGGGAACTTGTTCGTAGCTTGCCGTGCTTACATCAG TTCCATGCAAACTGCATTGACCCATGGCTAAGGCAGCGGGGAACTTGCCCTGTCTGCAAATTTAGGGCCGGGTGGGATGAGAATGGACAAGGAGAAGTTGATGCTTATGATATGGTGTAG